In Serratia sp. FDAARGOS_506, a genomic segment contains:
- the paaB gene encoding 1,2-phenylacetyl-CoA epoxidase subunit PaaB — translation MSHVEWPLYEVFIRSKQGLAHRHVGSLHAADDQMALENARDAYTRRNEGCSIWVVQSRHLIASQPEDRGAFFDPSEDKIYRHPTFYTIPDGIKNM, via the coding sequence ATGAGCCACGTTGAATGGCCGCTGTATGAAGTGTTTATCCGCAGCAAACAAGGGTTGGCGCATCGCCACGTTGGCAGCCTGCACGCCGCCGACGACCAAATGGCGCTGGAAAATGCCCGCGATGCCTACACGCGCCGCAACGAAGGATGCTCGATCTGGGTGGTGCAGTCGCGCCATCTGATCGCCTCGCAACCGGAAGATCGCGGCGCGTTCTTCGATCCGTCCGAAGACAAGATCTACCGTCATCCGACGTTTTACACCATTCCCGACGGCATCAAGAACATGTAG
- the paaC gene encoding 1,2-phenylacetyl-CoA epoxidase subunit PaaC produces MTVNDPRISYLLRQGDTPLVLAQRLCAWCGHAPELEIDLALANIGLDLLGQARNFLGYAAELAGPPCSEDSLAFGRDERQFHNLLLAEQPNGGFNDTLVRQFLLDAYHVQLHQALSRSRDAQIAAIAAKSLKEADYHLRFSHGWMVRLGDGNDVSHRKIQQSLDNLWRFTAELFHADALELELTEQGIAVDPRELQAPWQAQVEETLRQATLALPAEQAFRHGGKQGRHSEHLGPLLAEMQFLQRAYPNGQW; encoded by the coding sequence ATGACGGTTAACGATCCGCGCATCAGCTATTTGCTCCGCCAGGGCGACACGCCTTTGGTCCTCGCCCAGCGCCTGTGCGCCTGGTGCGGCCACGCGCCCGAGCTGGAAATCGATCTGGCGCTGGCCAACATCGGGCTCGATCTGCTCGGCCAGGCGCGCAACTTTCTGGGGTACGCCGCCGAACTGGCCGGCCCGCCCTGCAGTGAAGACAGCCTGGCCTTTGGCCGCGACGAACGCCAGTTTCATAACCTGCTGCTGGCAGAGCAGCCGAACGGCGGTTTCAACGACACGCTGGTGCGCCAGTTCCTGCTCGATGCCTACCACGTACAGCTGCACCAGGCGCTGAGCCGCAGCCGCGATGCGCAGATCGCCGCCATCGCCGCCAAGTCGTTGAAGGAAGCCGATTATCACCTGCGCTTCAGCCACGGCTGGATGGTCCGCCTGGGCGACGGCAACGACGTCAGCCACCGCAAGATCCAGCAATCGCTGGATAACCTGTGGCGCTTCACCGCCGAACTGTTCCACGCCGACGCGCTGGAGCTGGAACTGACGGAACAAGGCATCGCCGTCGATCCGCGCGAACTGCAGGCCCCTTGGCAAGCGCAGGTGGAAGAGACACTGCGCCAGGCGACGCTGGCACTGCCTGCCGAGCAGGCGTTCCGGCACGGCGGCAAGCAAGGCCGGCACAGCGAACACCTCGGCCCATTGCTGGCGGAGATGCAGTTCCTGCAACGCGCCTATCCAAATGGTCAATGGTAG
- the paaA gene encoding 1,2-phenylacetyl-CoA epoxidase subunit PaaA, producing the protein MTTDAQYQQHFDDKIAADIAIEAKDWMPDAYRQNLIRQIGQHAHSEVIGMLPEANWLTRAPTLRRKAVLLAKVQDEAGHGLYLYSAAETLGCSRQDIYQKMLDGKMKYSSIFNYPTLNWADIGVIGWLVDGAAIVNQVALCRASYGPYARAMVKICKEESFHQRQGYEAVMAMANGNDAQRAMLQDAIDRFWWPVLMMFGPSDADSPHSAQSMAWKIKRHSNDELRQKFVDNTVPQLEALGMTAPDPDLHWDAAAGHYRFGEIDWGELHEVIKGRGQCNHERLQAKRRAWEDGAWVRDGAMAHAAKNAASAA; encoded by the coding sequence ATGACAACTGACGCACAGTATCAGCAGCATTTCGACGACAAGATCGCGGCGGATATCGCCATTGAGGCCAAAGACTGGATGCCGGACGCCTACCGTCAGAACTTGATTCGGCAGATTGGCCAACACGCCCACTCGGAAGTCATCGGCATGCTGCCGGAAGCCAACTGGCTAACGCGCGCCCCCACGCTGCGCCGCAAGGCGGTGCTGCTGGCCAAAGTGCAGGATGAAGCCGGCCACGGTTTGTACCTCTACAGCGCCGCCGAAACCCTCGGCTGTTCGCGCCAGGATATCTACCAAAAGATGCTCGACGGCAAGATGAAGTACTCCTCTATCTTCAATTACCCCACGCTCAACTGGGCGGATATCGGCGTGATCGGCTGGCTGGTCGACGGCGCCGCCATCGTCAATCAGGTGGCGCTGTGCCGCGCGTCCTACGGCCCCTATGCGCGGGCGATGGTGAAGATCTGCAAAGAGGAAAGCTTCCATCAGCGCCAGGGCTACGAGGCGGTAATGGCGATGGCCAACGGCAACGACGCGCAGCGCGCCATGCTGCAAGACGCCATCGATCGCTTCTGGTGGCCGGTGCTGATGATGTTCGGCCCGAGCGATGCCGATTCCCCCCACAGCGCCCAGAGCATGGCGTGGAAGATCAAACGCCACAGCAACGATGAGCTGCGGCAGAAGTTCGTCGACAACACCGTACCGCAGCTTGAGGCGTTGGGCATGACGGCGCCGGATCCGGATCTGCACTGGGACGCCGCCGCGGGCCACTATCGCTTCGGCGAAATCGACTGGGGCGAGCTGCATGAAGTGATCAAAGGGCGCGGCCAATGTAACCACGAGCGCCTGCAGGCCAAACGCCGCGCCTGGGAAGACGGCGCCTGGGTGCGCGACGGCGCCATGGCCCACGCCGCGAAAAACGCCGCCTCCGCCGCATAG
- the paaZ gene encoding phenylacetic acid degradation bifunctional protein PaaZ, translating to MQQLHSYLSGAWVYGQGEGREIRHAVTGEALYQVCSDGLPLAASLSYARSHGGPALANMTFQQRAQMLKAVAKHLLAHKEALYQISYQTGATRSDGWVDIEGGIATLFAYAGMAGRDLPDDTLWPEDELIPLSKQAQFAARHVLTSRPGVALHINAFNFPCWGMLEKLAPTWLAGMPAIIKPATATAQLTQAMVRLIVDSGLVPEGALQLVCGGVGDMLAHLDYQDAVTFTGSAQTGQRLRAHPRLLEKSIAFTMEADSLNCCVLAEDVTPEMPEFALFIKEVCREMTAKAGQKCTAIRRIIVPTAQVAAVRQALLQRLAGVTVGDPQLEQVRMGALVSHEQRDDVQSKVEFLLRNGCEPLCGAALDKLEVLGDGARGGAFYPPTLLYCADPFTHQAVHGIEAFGPVATLMPYADTEQAIALALLGQGSLAGSLVTADPALAKRFIRAAACAHGRMLILDEQAAAESTGHGSPLPMLVHGGPGRAGGGEELGGLRAVKHYMQRTAIQGSPAMLAAIGGEWVRGAPVAEHPVHPFRKYFEQLQLGDSLLTARRTVTEADIVNFACLSGDHFYAHMDKIGAADSLFGERVAHGYFVVSAAAGLFVDAAVGPVIANYGMENLRFIEPVKIGDTIQVRLTCKKKIRKPQKTAEDRPHGVVVWDVQVLNQQQQPVALYSILTLVARQQGDFEA from the coding sequence ATGCAGCAGTTACACAGTTATCTTTCTGGCGCCTGGGTATACGGGCAGGGAGAAGGGCGCGAGATCCGCCATGCCGTGACCGGCGAAGCGCTGTACCAGGTCTGCTCCGACGGCTTGCCGTTGGCGGCGAGTCTGAGCTATGCGCGCAGCCATGGCGGCCCGGCGCTGGCGAACATGACGTTCCAGCAGCGTGCTCAGATGTTGAAAGCGGTGGCGAAACACCTGCTGGCGCACAAAGAGGCGCTGTATCAGATTTCCTACCAAACCGGCGCGACGCGCAGCGACGGTTGGGTCGATATCGAAGGCGGCATTGCCACGCTGTTCGCCTATGCCGGCATGGCCGGCCGCGATCTGCCGGATGATACGCTGTGGCCGGAAGACGAGCTGATCCCGCTGTCGAAACAGGCACAGTTCGCCGCTCGTCATGTACTGACCTCGCGTCCCGGCGTGGCGTTGCATATTAACGCTTTCAACTTCCCGTGCTGGGGCATGCTGGAAAAACTGGCGCCGACCTGGCTGGCGGGCATGCCGGCCATCATCAAGCCGGCCACTGCCACCGCACAGCTGACGCAGGCGATGGTTCGGCTGATCGTCGACAGCGGGCTGGTGCCGGAAGGGGCGCTGCAGCTGGTTTGCGGCGGCGTCGGCGACATGCTTGCCCACCTGGATTACCAGGATGCGGTGACCTTTACCGGCTCGGCGCAGACCGGGCAGCGGCTGCGGGCACACCCGCGCCTGTTGGAAAAATCGATCGCGTTCACCATGGAGGCGGACTCGCTCAACTGTTGCGTGTTGGCGGAAGACGTGACGCCGGAGATGCCGGAGTTTGCGCTGTTTATCAAAGAAGTGTGCCGTGAAATGACCGCCAAGGCGGGGCAGAAATGCACCGCGATCCGCCGCATCATCGTGCCGACGGCGCAGGTGGCGGCGGTGCGTCAGGCCTTGTTGCAGCGCCTGGCGGGGGTAACGGTGGGGGATCCACAGCTGGAGCAAGTGCGCATGGGGGCGTTGGTCAGCCACGAGCAGCGTGATGATGTGCAAAGCAAGGTGGAGTTCCTGCTGCGCAATGGCTGCGAGCCGTTGTGCGGTGCGGCGCTGGATAAGCTGGAGGTACTGGGCGACGGCGCACGTGGCGGGGCATTTTATCCCCCGACCCTGCTGTATTGCGCCGATCCGTTCACCCATCAGGCGGTGCACGGCATCGAGGCCTTCGGGCCGGTGGCGACGCTGATGCCGTATGCGGATACCGAGCAGGCGATCGCGTTGGCGTTGCTGGGGCAGGGCAGCCTGGCGGGCTCACTGGTAACCGCCGATCCGGCATTGGCCAAGCGCTTCATTCGCGCGGCGGCCTGCGCCCACGGCCGCATGTTGATTTTGGATGAACAGGCGGCGGCGGAATCCACCGGCCACGGTTCGCCGTTGCCGATGCTGGTGCACGGCGGCCCGGGGCGCGCCGGCGGCGGTGAAGAGTTGGGCGGGCTGCGCGCGGTGAAGCACTATATGCAGCGCACGGCGATCCAGGGCAGCCCAGCGATGCTGGCGGCCATTGGCGGCGAATGGGTACGCGGCGCGCCGGTCGCCGAGCATCCGGTGCATCCGTTCCGGAAATACTTTGAGCAGTTGCAGCTGGGGGACAGCCTGTTGACCGCGCGGCGCACCGTGACCGAAGCGGACATCGTCAACTTCGCCTGCCTGAGCGGCGACCATTTTTACGCGCACATGGACAAGATCGGCGCCGCCGATTCGCTGTTCGGCGAGCGGGTGGCGCACGGTTACTTTGTGGTGTCCGCAGCGGCCGGGCTATTTGTCGACGCCGCCGTCGGGCCGGTGATCGCCAACTACGGCATGGAAAATCTGCGCTTTATTGAACCGGTGAAAATCGGCGACACCATTCAGGTGCGGTTGACCTGCAAAAAGAAAATCCGCAAGCCGCAGAAAACCGCCGAAGATCGCCCGCACGGCGTGGTGGTGTGGGATGTACAGGTGTTGAATCAGCAGCAGCAGCCGGTGGCGCTGTACAGCATTCTGACGCTGGTGGCGCGCCAACAGGGGGATTTCGAGGCGTAA